The sequence below is a genomic window from Desulfocurvibacter africanus subsp. africanus DSM 2603.
ACGCGGACAAACCAAGAGCCAGGCATGGACCCGGCCCCGACCGGAGAGAAAGTGAGCAATGACGAGGCACTGCGGGATGCCCGAGGTGCATTATTTTCGGCTCTAAGCCTGCGCCCTGGCAAACCTGCCGGCAGCGAAAAGCCCGGTGCTCAGGCAGAGCACGGCCAATCCGGCCACGCGCGCGGGCTCCAGGAGCCCCAGGCCGGCGGGCAGCAGAATCAGTGGCAGCACGCCCGTGGCGAATTCATGCAGGCCGAGGCGGTTTCGCCTGGACTCTTCGCGCTCCGGATCGTCCTGACCCAACTGGGCCCAGAAACCCTGCGCGGTATTTCCCAAAATGACCTCTAAGATGAAGTGAAGACCTATGACGGCGGCAAGGAGTATGAGTTCCATGGTCGTACCTCCTGGCCTGCCTTTTTCAAGCTGCATGCCGTTAAATATCCCTCAATAATTTAATGTATTACATTCTAGACACAGGGACAAATGTTTACAAAAAGGTAGACTACGTTCCTACCCCTACAAAAACGTAAGCCACACAAACAGCCCATCACCCCTCCGCTTGACAGACGTTTTGCAGGCCATGCCATTGGCTTTTCTCACCCCTTGCCAAGGTCATGCAGTCCTGCTATCTCACGCCGCCATCGAAAAACACACCCCAAAAGGCTTTATGATGAACGGTGATCGAATGATCGCATTCGCCTTAAGACTTGTCCTAGCGACCATGCTTGGCCTGTGGTTTCTTTCCCATGCAAGTGTCCCGGCGTCCCGTACGCTGGTGGACATCTTTCTCATGCAGGTGGTCATCATAGGCTTCTTCTTCCTCGGCCTTGGACCCACGTTGCGCCTGGGCGCAAAGTTGCTCGAGCTGCTTTCCGGCATGCTCGGGATCAACAGCAAGTACGTACTCGATCCCTGGCGCGGCACACGCACGCGCTGCGGACGGCTCCCCGGCTAGACCACTCTTCCCGCGCGGGCCGCGCCGGCTATTGTCGACAGCCCGATTTCCTGCCAAACATTCCGCGAGCAAGAAATGTTGAAGGAGCACAGACTCTTTCAGCGCCGAGTTGGCGTGCGAACCGCGCCAGCTCGTCAACTTGCGAGCCGTTCAAAACTCGCGTGCCGGCGGGCCTTCCCAACTACATTCGCCAGCGCCAGCCTGCCGCAGCCACCGGAGCCTGACATGGAACTGCCCATCTATCAGGTCGACGCTTTTACGGGAAAAGTCTTTGCCGGCAACCCGGCCGCGATCTGCCCACTCGATGAACCCCTCGATGCGCAGCTCATGCAGGCTATCGCCATGGAGAACAACCTCTCCGAAACAGCCTTCTTTTATCCCGAAGGTCAAAATTTTCGCCTGCGCTGGTTCACGCCCGTATCCGAAATAGACCTGTGCGGCCACGCCACCTTGGCCTCGGCCTGGGTGCTCTTCGAGGAGTTGGGCTACGACAGGCCCGAGATCCGCTTTGAAACCCAGAGCGGACCGCTCTTCGTCTCCCGCGACATCGAGGCCGGGCTGCTGCGCATGGACTTCCCGACCTGGACTCCCCAGCCGATCACGCCGCCCCGCGCCCTGCTGGACGGCTTGCGCGGCCCCGAGCCCTTGGAGGTGCTGGCCACCCGCGACTGGCTGGTGGTCTACAAGAATGAGGAAGACGTGCTGCGGCTGAATCCGGACATGGAATCGCTCAAGGCCCTGGACAGGCTGGGAGTCATCATCACGGCCAAGGGCGGCCCGATATCCAATGCGGATTTCGTGTCCCGCTTCTTCGTGCCCGGCGAGGGCATCCCCGAGGACCCCGTCACGGGCTCGGCCCATTCCACGCTCATCCCCTACTGGTCCCCGCGCCTGGGCAAGCAGGCCATGCGCGCCGTGCAGCTTTCCCAACGAAGGGGCGAGCTTTTCTGCGAGCACAATGGCGAGCGCGTGGCCATCTCCGGCCACGCCGTCCTGTACATGCGCGGCAGCATCTACGTGTAAAGGCGATCTTTCACGCAACGTCGGCCCTAAGATGACCGGACACCGGCGCCTGTTTCCAATCCAATTCATGCATGGAGAGGGCACCGCCCTCTCCATGCCCCTCCCGCCAGGGGACCATACCCGGATAAAAATCCCTGG
It includes:
- a CDS encoding PhzF family phenazine biosynthesis protein, which translates into the protein MELPIYQVDAFTGKVFAGNPAAICPLDEPLDAQLMQAIAMENNLSETAFFYPEGQNFRLRWFTPVSEIDLCGHATLASAWVLFEELGYDRPEIRFETQSGPLFVSRDIEAGLLRMDFPTWTPQPITPPRALLDGLRGPEPLEVLATRDWLVVYKNEEDVLRLNPDMESLKALDRLGVIITAKGGPISNADFVSRFFVPGEGIPEDPVTGSAHSTLIPYWSPRLGKQAMRAVQLSQRRGELFCEHNGERVAISGHAVLYMRGSIYV